One genomic region from Alosa alosa isolate M-15738 ecotype Scorff River chromosome 12, AALO_Geno_1.1, whole genome shotgun sequence encodes:
- the LOC125304751 gene encoding interleukin-1 beta-like, whose product MADMCFNLSDALDSYQSDCVDMDSCMHCHPMVKTSEHNVCDQQLGIDIEVADEPHNMRQWVNLVIALHRLKKTQKVQSTEFSDEELCNIFFENFVEECVTPTVHERTCQAPDHYEKTGQPVQKCYICDSLSKFLVINEGITRELQAITLQGGNMNKRVQLELTTYLPSVPRANGRPIALGLGRNLYLSCNFTSGKPVLGIEMVRKEDLESISGDMNRFLFYKTVSGQSQTSFESAKYEGYFISTSNRNRQPVDMCQSQDAPNRLTSFMVL is encoded by the exons ATGGCTGACATGTGTTTCAATTTGTCTGACGCTTTGGACAG CTACCAATCCGACTGTGTGGACATGGACTCTTGTATGCACTGCCATCCAATGGTCAAG acCAGTGAGCACAATGTGTGTGACCAACAGTTAGGAATCGACATAGAGGTGGCTGATGAGCCACATAACATGCGGCAGTGGGTAAACCTCGTCATTGCCTTGCACCGTTTAAAGAAAACCCAGAAGGTGCAGAGCACTGAATTCTCAGACGAAGAGTTGTGTAACATTTTCTTTGAGAATTTCGTTGAAG AGTGTGTGACGCCAACGGTTCATGAACGAACTTGCCAGGCTCCTGATCACTATGAGAAGACTGGACAACCGGTGCAAAAGTGCTACATCTGCGACAGTCTAAGCAAGTTCCTGGTTATAAATGAAGGAATTACCAGAGAGCTGCAGGCCATCACCCTCCAGGGTGGGAACATGAACAAAAGGG TACAACTGGAACTGACTACATACCTACCCTCAGTGCCACGTGCCAACGGCCGGCCTATCGCCTTGGGGTTGGGACGCAACCTCTACCTCTCGTGCAACTTCACCTCAGGGAAACCAGTTCTGGGCATAGAG ATGGTGAGGAAGGAGGACCTGGAGAGCATCAGTGGCGACATGAATCGATTCCTGTTCTACAAGACGGTCTCAGGACAAAGTCAGACCAGCTTCGAGTCTGCGAAGTATGAAGGCTACTTCATCAGCACATCCAACCGTAACAGGCAGCCAGTGGACATGTGCCAGAGTCAGGACGCCCCCAACCGCCTGACATCGTTCATGGTCCTGTAA